TCAATATCTCATCAAAATACACATGTAGAATCATTCGAAAATCAATCAATTAAATAAAAATTATTCTTACTTTTATTCAACAATCTATATTAATTAACCTAACACTGTGTTTTAAATGAAAAACAAAATTATAAAATATATAAATTCACTAGAGACCGAAAAAGAAATAAAAATATTATTAGCCTGTGAAACAGGCTCTAGAGCATGGGGATTTCCTTCACCAGATAGTGATTATGATGTTAGAATTATTTACAAGCATAATAAAGAATGGTATTTATCTCTAAATGAGGAAAAGGATTCAATTACTGTTTTTTATGAAGATAATGAAATTGATATTAGCGGTTGGGATATAAGAAAAAGTTTGAGGCTTATGAAAAAGTCTAATGCTCCGTTACTCGAAAGAATTCAATCGCCAACCCTTTACAAAGGAGATCAAGAGTTTATTAAGGAAATAAACGATATAGCCAAAGCTAACTATTCCAGAATAGCGACAATACATCATTACCTCAATTTAGCTAAGAAAAAATATGAGGAAATAAGCTTTGAAAGTGAATATAAACTTAAATCATTTTTCTATGCATTAAGATCAGCAACAGCATGTTTATGGATATTGGAAAAAGAAGAGATTCCTCCTATTGAATTTCCTAAAATGCTTGAAGGTTTAGAATTACAGGAATCATTGGTCATGAGAATCAATGAACTGATAGAAGTAAAAGCAAAAGTGAGCGAAAGTTATCGCCATAAAGGAGAGAAAGAATTATTTGAATATATGCAAAACTGCATTGAAAGAGCAGAAATCGAGGGGAAGAATTTACCGACTACTTACGGCTGTATGGATGAATTGAATGTCTTCTTTAGAAAAGTAATCGACTAATATGACAATTGAAGATTTAAGAAAAAGAGGACTGATTATATTAGAATGTATCAGCGGGAGTAGAGCTTATGGACTTGATACTCCCGCTTCAGATCTGGATATCAAAGGCGTTTTTCTATTGCCAAAGGATGAGTTTTATGGATTAAACTATACTCCTCAAGTGAGCAATGAATCCAATGATATTGTATTTTATGAATTTAATCGATTTATGGAATTATTGTCAGTAAACAATCCCAACATTCTGGAATTGCTAAATACTCCTGAGTCAGCAATAATTTATAAACACCCCTATTTAGATGACCTAAAATCGGAGGATATTTTATCAAAACTATGTAAAAATACTTTCGGCCGTTTTGCTCTTTCTCAAATCATAAAGGCCAAAGGACTCAAGAAAAAAATTGTAAATCCAATTCCCAAAGAAAGAAAAGATCTATTATCATTTTGCTATGTGAACTATAATCAAGGTTCTATTTCTGTACATGATTACTTAATGAGTAATCATCTAAAACAAGAAAACTGTGGGCTGGTAAAAATTCCTCACATGAATGATGTCTATGGTCTTTATTATTCCGAAGAGGGCCTATTTAATGGAATTGTTAAATCATCAGAATCTAATGAAATCAGTCTCAGTTCAGTAGGCAAAGATGATTCACAACTCTGTCTCTTATACTTCAATCGCAATGGATACTCAATGTATTGCAAAGAATATAGAGAGTATTGGGAGTGGGTTGAGAAGCGAAATGAAGTCAGGTATGAAAATACACAAAGCCATGGCAAGAACTATGACGCAAAGAACATGATGCACGTTTTTAGATTGCTTGATATGGCAATTGAAATAGGTATTGAAAGAAAAATCAATGTAAAGCGACCGAATAAGAATTTTTTATTGGATGTCAAATCTGGGAAATTTGAATATAATGACCTTATGACTTGGGCTAATGAAAGGCAAATGAAAATGGAGAAAGCATTTGATAATTCTCCTTTACCAGACAAGCCTGACATAAACTTGATCAATAAATTGACTTACCAGATAAGGAATAGATTTTATGATGAATGATTTTAAAAACCTATAAATACCTAAAATTGGATTTAACATGAACCGCAAAAAATTATTTTTGGATGATCTTCGAACTGTCGAGATGGTGTATGATATTTCGAAAATTGATGAATTTGATGTCGTAAGGACTTATGATGATTTCGTAAAATACATTACTGAAAATGGACTACCTGAGTTTATTAGTTTTGATAATGACTTAGGGCTTGATGAAAATGGGCAAGTGGCGTTCGATGGATACGCAGCAGCTAAATGGCTAGTTTATGAATCAGGCTTAGACCTTAAGAATTTAAAATTCTATGTTCATTCAGCCAACCCTGTTGCATCAGAGCAGATACGAGGCTTGTTGAATAATTATATTAAGTTTCTGAATGAAAAGAAACTATCTAACAACTAATTTCTTCATCCCTTTCGAATAAATCATTCCAATCATTAGAAATAGAAGAATTTAGAAAATTCTTCTAAGCCAAATACATTTGCTTGGACGCTTGTGATGGCGAAACTCTGCCGGTGGCAGTGCCTAACCCCGGACATAGCACTGTATTGATTTTTTGTTCATTTGCCTTGTTATGATTAGCTACAGCTCTAAGCATCGCGAACATCGCATTGTACACATTATCAGTATCAGAAATATCTCCAGGCACTCTCATCGTAGGCGTATGAGCCAAAAAAGGATGCCTATCATGGTTTGTTTTCTCTATAAAAGAAGTGCCTACTGGTTATTCTCCATAATATTCATTCAAAATTTTCTCTTGAACTCTATTCTGCAAGCTCATTCCGAAAACATCACGTATAACCAAGTCAATGCCTCCATCCATCAAACCAAATGAATTAGCAGGACTCACTATGCAATCATACTCTCCCACATTTTGAAAATATCCATTGACAACTTTTACATTTGAATATTCTAAAAAGTCCTTTTCCCAACAATTACACAAATCCATTTGAAGATCAATCAATATGATATCGAATTCATTTGACAAGAGACTCATTTATAACAATTCAATTAAGTGAAACATCAAAAATCGTCATAAAATAAGAAAGGTTTTTCAAAAAAACGCAATATCTATTTATTATATTCTCTTATTTCCGCAACTCATATATGAAACTATTCAGCCTATTGATTTGGAAAATTTGGATTATGTTGCAGTGCAAGCCCGATCGTGTAATTTTGCAATTGCTTCAGCACTCCGTATCTAAAAGAGATGTGAATAACAGCCTCCAAAAATGGGACTGGAAATTGAATAGAAGACATCTCATCTGCTTTTCCATACACAAACTCCCTCAACATGATCATTGATTTTTCATAAATATTCATCCCGTCCTCTTCTGCATCACCCCCTTTATCAGAGGGTTTCATAAAATCAACAGTCTGCATTACAAATGCCTTAGCCTTTGTTCCAAGTGTAATCAAATCTCTTTTGGCTAATTCAAATATCTCATCCTCCTGCACGGTAGCTCTTAAAATATCAAAAGTTCGCATCTCATCCTCAACCGCCTTTACATAGACTTGCATATACTGAGGGTTTGATGGTTCATTCACAGGAAAATAATTGCTCAAAATTCTGTATTTCTTCTGAGCCTTTGCCAGACTCGGCTTGAATAGGCCTAATCTCGAACTCGAAGGACCATTAGGTATGACAATCTTATTAACTGAATCGGAAGTATCAACCATCTCCCAATCATCTTCCTCTACAACACTCGGAGGCATTTTATTCATTGCGAACTCCCCCGCTTTTCTTGTCGAACTCCTTCTCTTTTTGAACTTATCAATCAAAATACCCATCTCGATAAGTAAAGCATATATTTTTCTAATTGTTCTTTAGCCAAAAATTAAAAATACAAAATGCTTAACTAAATCAAATTCAAAGTGAATTTATAAATATATCATCCATAACACTCGACACTAATATCATCATCAAATCAAAATGTTTAACTAAACTTTCGACAGAGGAGAAGACTAATCAATAGTATTATAACATTTTTCATCAAAATCATTTTCGAAAAATATTGATTATGTATCAATTCCCACAAAACCAATCCTTAAGTCTACATCAAAAAAAATCTAACGAGCTATGGCTCTTCCTGCACACTATCCTTTTATTAAAAATAATACATGTAAATTTGATTTTATGCATATCATAATTTCAACATTAATATAAATACTACTTCTAATATATATACAATAACACATTAAATTAACATTGATATAGTTATGAAAACCTAAATAATTTATTATATTTATCAAAACAAGACTTCTCCCTATAACTACATATAATGAAAAAAATTTTAACCGTGTTTGTCTTATCCATATTATTTTTAACCCAGTATGGACATAGTCAAAACAAGCAAACCCTCCCACTCAAAAAAGCCATTAATACTCTTGAGGAAAAAAGCCAATACCAATTCTTTTACAAAGAAGAATGGCTTCCAGATATTGAAGTCAATATTGGCAATGGCAAACCCATTGATGAACTTGAAAAAATATTAAAGTCTACTAATTTATCTTACTTAAAATATAGAGACTATGCGATAGTCATTGCCAACAAAAATGATTTAAAAATGGAGATGTCTGAAGAGGATTTTTCGTCTTTCATCAAATCCATTCAAAATCAGAAAAAAAGCACCAATACCTTACCCAAGAAAGCGAAAAAAAAATCAATCAAACTGTATACGATTGGCGATAAAGTTGACAACAATTGGAAAGCTACTTTCAGCGGAAAAATTATTGATCAAAAAAGCAATGAAGCCCTAATAGGATCTACTGTCTACATCTCAGAATTAACTAAAGGAATCATGACTGATCATGAAGGCAAGTTCTCATTCAGTATTCCCAAAGGCAAATACACTCTTGAGATTAAATCCATCGGCTACGAAACCAAACGCATAAACATTTTATTAAAAAGTTCTGGTAAATTAGATATCAAGTTAAAAGAGGAAACGATTATGCTGGACGAGCTGGTCGTCGAAGGAAGAAAAGTAACTGAAAATGTCAATGATGTAAAAATGGGCGTCGAAAATATGTCGATGCTTAAAATCCAAGAACTTCCTGGGCTAATGGGTGAAGCCGATATCATGTCAGGTCTTAAAAGTTTATCAGGCGTAAGTACTGTTGGCGAAGGAGCTATGGGAATTAATGTAAGAGGAGGAAGTGTTGACCAAAATTTGATTCTCTTAGATGAAATTATGCTTTTTAATTCCTCTCATCTTTTTGGCTTTTATTCACTATTCAATGCGAATATCCTTTCAGATATGACTTTGTATAAAGGTTCAATACCTTCAGAATACGGAGGAAGACTTTCATCCACCTTGCATGTCAATACTAAAGATGAATATGTTTCAAAAGTAAAAGGCAAAATGTCAATCAGTCCTATCTCAGGAGGAATATATGTTGATGTGCCTATCAAAAAGAAAAAAGCGAACTTAGCTATTGCCGGTAGGTATGCCAACCCTACTTGGGTCATAAAAAGCTTTAAAGACCCTGACCTTAAAAAAAGTAATGCCAGTTTTTATGATTATAATATAAAATATCTTCACAAACTACATAAAAATACAGAGCTTAGCATCCTTACATTAGTTTCGAAAGATCATTTTAAATTGTCTGATGAAGCTGAGTACGCTTGGGACAACAAAGCTTTCGAAGTCACTCTAAAACAGAATATCAATAAAAATTTATTTGGAAAGCTCACTTATGTCAAAAGTTATTATGATTCTGAATTAACCGACCCTGTTGAAAATATAACCTTGTCGACAGGTATTGACTATGATAAAATCAAAACGCTATTCAAATGGAATGCTCCTTATGAGCACAATATCGATTTTGGTTTTGAAGGTATTTCATATCAAGTCCACCCAGGTTCGGAACAAAGTGAAAATAATTTTTCTGAACTTGCTAAGGAACAAGCAAATGAGGTCAGCATGTTTGTCAATGATAACTTTAAACTCAAAGACTTTTCATTTTTAATAGGCCTTAGGTTTACAAGCTTTCAAGCAAATGAAAATATTGAATCTGGGAAGGAGAATACCAGTTATCAAAACTTTGAGCCAAGATTAGGAATAAGCTATTCAATAAATAAACACTCTAGTGTCAAATTATCATACAACCGTACTAATCAATACTTACATCTAATTTCAAACTCAGCATCAGCATCGCCATATGATATATGGAAGATATCAGATGAAAAAATATCTCCGCAATCAGGAAACTCTTTTTCGATGGGCTACTTTCAAAACTTATTTGAAGAATTGTATCATTTAAAAACAGAAGTCTATTTCAAAAGCATGGATAACATTCTTGAATTTAAGGACTTTGCTGACATAGTAATGAATCCTAATATTGAAAGTGAAATGTTCGCGGCAAAAGGCAAAGCATATGGCATAGAGCTAGGCTTGGAAAAAACTCGTGGCAGATTAACTGGCCAAATAAACTATACTTATTCAAGAAGCGAAAGACAAGCTCCAATTGAGTCTGATATTAACAATGGCGAATGGTATTTCTCCAGCTTTGACAAACCTCATGAAATAAAAGCCGATCTAAGGTATAAAATCAGTCCAGTAGTCATTTTTTCCACCAACTTCATCTACAGTTCAGGAAGACCAATAACATTGCCTACAGCAGCGATGAGTCACAATGACATAAGTGCAATTCCAATTTTTGAAGAAAGAAATAATTACAGAACACCTGATTATCACCGAATGGACATGTCTCTGATTTTAAAAAGCTTAAAGAAAAGACAAAAATTTGAATCTAACTGGATATTATCTGTCTACAATATTTACGCTAGAAAAAACCCTTATAGTGTTTATTACAAACATGATAGTGGTAATAAACCCGGACTATACAAATTATCTGTTATAGGCTCAATGTTTCCATCAATCACTTATGTACTAAAATTGAAATAATTAATATGAGCTATTCAAACATGAATATAAGAAACCTATATATATGTTTTTTATTTGCCATCTTCACATTTTCATGCGAAGAAAGAATCAACACTGAGGTTGATAATACTGAATACATTATTGTTGACGCATTGCTTATTGACAGTCTTTCTTATCAAAAAATCGAAATCACTAAATCCAACAACATTAATGAGGGCTTTGTAATGAAAGGAGTTGAAAACGCTCTAGTTACAGTAAATGACTCTAAAGGCAATGTGTATCACTTCAAAGAGAGTTCAAATGATTATTATAAAGACAATTATAGTTTAGCCTCTAATAAAACCAAAGGCGTTTATATCGGCCTTATGGCAATTGAGCCAAACACTTATTATACTCTTGATATTGAGCTAGCTTCAGGAGAAAAAATATACTCCGATGAAATCATTCTAGAAGAAAAAGCAACTGTTACAAATCAAGAATTTGAGTTATTTAATTTTCAACGTAAAACAGCGTATATAAATGATGCAGAAGTCATCAAAAATTTTTTTTCCATAAGGCAAAAAAAAGAAATAAATAATCATAAAGATGTCTACTTTGTTAATAAGTATTCAAGTGTTTACGAGTATAATCTACTTAACTATGATTGCAATATATTACTTAGAGACACTCAAAATGACTTTGAATCTAAACTTAGTCTGCTTAATATAAATAGTTCTAATAGTGGTGAAAGTTTTACGATTTTAGAAAATTTAGAAGCCAACGAGAAACATATATATAATTACTTATTCAAAGTCCAACAAATTCAAATCAATAAAGAATACTATGATTTTTTGCAAAAAATAAAAATACTAAAAGAAAATAATGGAGGATTATTTGATAAAATTCCAGGGAGAATTGAACCTAATGTTTATTCAAATAAAAATATTAATATACAAGGATTTTTTTCTTTAGGGTATAGTAATATTTATATCCCTAAAAAAGCTATCAATCAACTGGATTTTCCATTTAAATTTCAATTGCCTTGTCCTCCAAGCGTATATAACAATCCTCGATCTGGACCTCCCAATGCATGTATTTGTATTCATCCTGAAGAAGAATTATTCAGCCCATATTTTCATAAATATTGGTACTTAGATGATAATTATCGTTCAAAAATATAATTATGAAAAGCCAAATCCTAACTATAATATTGATGTTTTGTGCGTCCATCATTCAGGCAACAGGCACACAAAGTCCATTAAAAACTCAAACATATTTTAATAAAAATATATTTCAAACAGGAGAAGCCCTCTGTTTCAAGTCTTATGTATATGGGAATAACAACTCAACACCAAACTCAACACTTACAATTGAATTAATCGATGAGAATAACAACATAATTTTAACTGAAAAAAGAAAAGTTAAAGCTGGGGAATCAAATGGTTGTATATTGATACCCACAACGATAGAAAGCAATCTTTATACAATTAGAACATACACTAATACCAAAAACAATCACTTCGCAAGTTTATCTTCAATTTATATTTTAAACTCCGCTCCAGATTTAACAATAAAAAAAGAGGATTTAACTTTCGACTTTTCATTACCTACAAAGTCTCTTCATATTGAAACAACCAACTTAATCAATTTAAAAATCCCTTCAAGCTACCTTGAAGATACTATATATATCACTGACTCCAATAGTAAAATTGTCTCTAAAAAGTTCATAAATTCTAAATATTCAGAACTCGCATTCACTCCAGACTCATCAGATCAATACACATTGAAATATAAGAGTATCGAAAAAAAGTTGCCGAAGGCAATAAAGAGCAATATTACCATTAATAACCATTCAGATACTAAAAATATAGAGTATCGCTTACAAAATAATAATCAAGAATATATATTAACGCTTGGAAAACTATTTAACGACAATCTTACTTCAACAAAAATCATTATTCCAAAAGGATCTACAATTTTCAAAAAAAGTAGATCTGAGCTTGATGAAGGCATCTGGTACTTGCACTTATCTGATAGTTTAGGCGATATAGTTTTCAAAAATTATATTTACTCAAAGACAAAGACTCCAAAAGAAGAACTGAATATAAATGTAAAAAATGGACAACTAAAAAAACAAAGATCAAAAGTCAATGTATCTGTTACGAGTAATTATTTAAATCTGTCCGACTGTCATATAAAAGTTATAAAAAAAGGAAACTACGGCAATTGTATAAACGGATCTTTTCCAGACCACCTGCTTCTGATGTTTCCAGAATTAGGCAAAAAAGATGCTCCAAATAAATACTTTGAAACTATCTTTTCATTCATTGACGAAAAAGAACTACAATCAATAAAAAGCATAGCAACCTTCAACCCGAATATTGCTTATGTTAATAAAATAAATAATACTCAAAATACAGTTGAATTATTTGATCTTGAACATAAAGAAAGTGTTTCTATCAAAACAGTCAATGGCAATTTACAAATAGAAAAACCAAATTTCGAAAAAGTTCAATTTCATCTCTTAACAGACATAAATCAAATCGAGAATTCAATTGTACAGTCACATAATAACATTGAATTTGACAATTACATAAAAAACTCAAAAAAAGCTTTTCTGACTAAATATCACGATTTATTATTAGACAAATACAAAAGACGTAAAATTCAAACTATTTTTTATTTCCTGCCCTTGACATTTAATAATGATACTATTAATAACAAAATAGATGTCGATCCTGATTATGAATATGTTCCTGAAAACTATTTTCATGTGCCACATGTCGCTAAATTTTTGAAATCCTACACAAAAAGTACATTACTTAAAAAAGACAAAAACAAAAGCAAGTCTATTTATTTGTTCCAAAATAAAAATGGCTACAGATATGATTTCCCTGAAAAAGCAGAAATAATAGTAAACGGAAGAATATACAGAGGAAGTCATGAAAATTTGCTTAGCATTGCCACTGAGAAAATTAAGACAATTAAAATTTATCACAATCCGGCAAAGTTCAAAAACTTTTATTTTGATGTGCTAAAATCCGGTCTCGTTGAGTTCGAGATCAAAGATGATGCTTTTCAAGAAATAAGCAAAAATGACTTTTATCCTATTATCAATATAAAAGGATATAACTATGACAAAGTCAAATTAATATTTCCAGAGTATCCAGATAATGAATTAAAACATGACAAAAGCAATGTAGACTTTAGAGACTTGCTTTATTGGAACCCTAAGCTAAAAGAAAATGACAATGGTGAATTTGAAGCTGAATTTTACACCTCTGATGATAAAGGCGTATACGATGTCATTGTCACAGGCAAGACCGAAAACAATGATTTTGTAACGAAAGTAGTTCAACTAACTGTGCAATAAAAAAAGGTTCTTTATACACTGAATTCCTTGTTGGGAGTTCGGTGTATTTTCACTACAGCTCATAACCATTATCATCATTGAACTTTTGCCTCATCTCCGATAGTTTCATTACGATCTCATCATAACCTACTTCTTCGATGGCATCTCTTATCATCGCCCAACCTTGCACCATCATTTCGACTTCTTGCATAAATCCCGGCATGTTCATCCACTGAAGAGACTGAATAATGCTTCCTTTGCTTATCAAATTCAATAAACCTTCAACAAATCCGATATCCAAAGGCACTGCATTGGCTTTCTCTCTAAGCGTTTCATCAACAAAGTACTTGTTGAACACTATTTCCGCACTCTTGCCATTCACAAAAGCATGCAAAAAGGCTTTCACCTCTTTTGCCAATCTACGATACTGATCCATTGCAAATCCTCTCAATCTTGGACTGACTCCTTCTTTGATTTTCAATTCATCAGCATATTGCAAGAATTTCATATCATGGAAAGCCACATGTTCGACTGTAATATTTCTTTTTCTACCGCATCTGCCTAATCGGCACCTTTCCATTGGACCGAAGTTTACCTTGGCGCATTCCATCATGATATATAGATCAATTGGTGTCATGGATTGATCTATCGCTGAAAGCGCAGGCTCATGCACTTGAAGATTTTGCAATCTTCCCCCGTTGACAACAGCTGTGACATTAAAGAGCACATTTGATTCATGTATTTCTTCCGGCAATCTATCATGATTGCCTAATATTAAATCATAAACATACAGTTCTCCCAAAGCCGCTAACACCTTCGGATGCCTAAGAACGGCTTTTGTTACTTCGTCATTAGGCAACATTTTATCCAAATCAATAATTGTATGCCCGGGAACTTTTGACATCGCCACTGCAACGTTGGGCATTGGTAGCGAAGCATTTTCCCTAAAGACTCTTGATACTTTCGCTTTGCGACTTCCACCCGCTGTGGTAGGATTTGCACGTGTCTCCTCGGTGTATATTCGCTGCGCATGATGAGCTAATACTCTCAAGGTCTCCGAACCTTTTGGCTCTACCTGAGAATCAGGCGCGGCAACTCGTTTTCCCATTACAGAAATAAGATTGGATGCTAAAGACTCTCTTTCCGGATATTTTGAGTAAAAATCTTTTTGCGAATTCCTATTCAGCAATTTCAGATAAAATTCTTTCCCTGTTCCATCCTTAGTTCCTACATTAACCACTGCGCCGTGTTTGCCCGAATTGACATAACCAATTCTTCTCATATCCAATTGGTCTTTATGAAAACCAATATCTGGAGAAAGAACCTCAAAAGCTCCAAAATTACGTGTCGACGGAAAGTTAATAGCAGGTGTTTTTACAGAAGTCAAAGCCTCTTCCTCCACCTCAAATTCCGGTTTTTCCGCTACTTGAGTTCTTAAGCTCTTATATTTAGGAAATTCAACGGACTTCCATGTATCTCTAAATACAGGCTCGCTTCTTAGCTTCGCTCCCTGTATCTTAGCTGGATTTTCTAAGCAATAATCCATGCAAAACAATCCTTTCTCTCGTCTCATATCTCTGCTTAGTTGATTGCTTTTTGAAGGCGTTCCGGCTTTTGTTCTTTTCTTATTTCCGTATAAATATTGAGACAACAAATCAAAAAGTTGCAGATACGACGGTATAATTACCCAATGAAAGAAATCTTGGTGTTCAGGATCTCCAACTTTATTCCACCAGTCTTCCGTGCACTGCCATGGAACAATGATTGTGCATTTCTTTCCATCTTCTTCCATGCGCATGGGCTTTGGCAAGTGCGATCGCTCAGTGACAAAATGCACAGACAGCTTATCCGCTTGAGGCAACTTCTGCGCTAATCTATAATATTCTTCCAATAGCGCTTCTCCGCTTTCAGTAGCCAATAGTTGGCCTATCCAAGAGAAAAAAACACGTTGAACTTGAATTCTATCAATCGTCTCATCTTGTTGCAAATTAAAACAACTAAGGCTAAGAATAGTGGGCAAAGATTGATACTCTCTCAAGACTGGAGCTCCGCTTTTTGAGAATGACTTAAAGGGAGTTCTAGCACGTTGCAATTGCAAAAACTGCCAAACTCTTTCTTCTTGCATTTCAGCCAGCAAACGCTGAAACAAAGCGCCTCTCACCATTTCATTTTCAAATACGTCGATTTGATCCAGCCTCACTGGATACTCCATTTGCAAAGCAAAGAAATAACGCTCCACATCATCTAGTGCTTTGCCAAACCTCTCCAAGCATTCTTTGCGCTTTTTTCCAACTCCACCATCAATACTCAATTGAGCCAATTCTTCATATTCAATTTTAAAAAAATTAACAGCGTCAAGCGCTTGGCACATCTCATGCAGAAAACCGGAAGACCCTTTATGCTTAAAAAATGGTTTCGAGTATTCAGCCTCTTTTGTCGATTCTTCCTGAATAGATTCCTCATCTTCCTCAGGAATCGTTTCAAGCTTTTTGACTTTATTGGACAAGCGCATCATTTCCTTCAAAGCTCTTCCTCCCATAATGCATTGCAAGGGAGTGTGGTCTGAAAAAGACATCAAAGGAGGATTCTGAACGGCTCCTTTTCTTTGAGTTTTCGTACTATCGATTTTTCTTTTATGATGAATGGATTCATACCCCATGAGTGCCAATAATGGATAAAAAAACAACTAGCTCTAAGGCTTTTGGTTAAAAAATAGCTTTAAAGCTCGTATTTATACATTTCACTAAAATTTCTTCTGGCCTTGGCCAAAGCCATCACAAGGTTATCATAGCCAACCTCTTCAATCATATCTTTGATTCTGGTCCAGGTTTTCAACAATAATTCAACTTCGCCCATAAATTCAGGCATATGCATCCATTGAAGAGACTGAATGATACTCCCTTTGCTTATAAGATTCAAAAGGCCTTCGACAAAGCCTATATCCAATGGCATAGGATTGATTTCGCTATCGATTGCTCTATGTATAAAATATTTGTTAAAATCATTATGAGCACTGACTCCCGACAAGAAATCCTCCAAGAACTTCTTTAGTTTTGCTACCAAGCGCTCTATTTGCATCTCGGCAAAAGCCTGAAAATCCGGATCAGAACATCCTTTTTTCTTCAAGCGTTGTTCATTCAAATCAAATACGGGATCGTGATGAAAAACATGCTCTACTTTAAGTTTATTCGATTTTTTGCATCCTCCAAGATTGCATCTCCCTTCCTTTGGCTGATTTTTTTTCGCGCATTCCAATAAAATATACAAATCAAGTGGAGTCATGCTTTGATCTAATGCATATAAAGCAGGCTCTCCGACTTCCATCTTCTTCACCCAACCACGACTGACTTCGGCATCAACATTAAAATGTGTATTGGATGTATGAATCTCTTCAGCCAATCGATCATGATTGCCAATGAGCAAATCATAAACGTAAAGTTCT
The Aureibacter tunicatorum DNA segment above includes these coding regions:
- a CDS encoding cyclic-phosphate processing receiver domain-containing protein; protein product: MNRKKLFLDDLRTVEMVYDISKIDEFDVVRTYDDFVKYITENGLPEFISFDNDLGLDENGQVAFDGYAAAKWLVYESGLDLKNLKFYVHSANPVASEQIRGLLNNYIKFLNEKKLSNN
- a CDS encoding nucleotidyltransferase domain-containing protein, producing the protein MKNKIIKYINSLETEKEIKILLACETGSRAWGFPSPDSDYDVRIIYKHNKEWYLSLNEEKDSITVFYEDNEIDISGWDIRKSLRLMKKSNAPLLERIQSPTLYKGDQEFIKEINDIAKANYSRIATIHHYLNLAKKKYEEISFESEYKLKSFFYALRSATACLWILEKEEIPPIEFPKMLEGLELQESLVMRINELIEVKAKVSESYRHKGEKELFEYMQNCIERAEIEGKNLPTTYGCMDELNVFFRKVID
- a CDS encoding DUF4249 family protein; this translates as MNIRNLYICFLFAIFTFSCEERINTEVDNTEYIIVDALLIDSLSYQKIEITKSNNINEGFVMKGVENALVTVNDSKGNVYHFKESSNDYYKDNYSLASNKTKGVYIGLMAIEPNTYYTLDIELASGEKIYSDEIILEEKATVTNQEFELFNFQRKTAYINDAEVIKNFFSIRQKKEINNHKDVYFVNKYSSVYEYNLLNYDCNILLRDTQNDFESKLSLLNINSSNSGESFTILENLEANEKHIYNYLFKVQQIQINKEYYDFLQKIKILKENNGGLFDKIPGRIEPNVYSNKNINIQGFFSLGYSNIYIPKKAINQLDFPFKFQLPCPPSVYNNPRSGPPNACICIHPEEELFSPYFHKYWYLDDNYRSKI
- a CDS encoding DNA polymerase beta superfamily protein, which encodes MTIEDLRKRGLIILECISGSRAYGLDTPASDLDIKGVFLLPKDEFYGLNYTPQVSNESNDIVFYEFNRFMELLSVNNPNILELLNTPESAIIYKHPYLDDLKSEDILSKLCKNTFGRFALSQIIKAKGLKKKIVNPIPKERKDLLSFCYVNYNQGSISVHDYLMSNHLKQENCGLVKIPHMNDVYGLYYSEEGLFNGIVKSSESNEISLSSVGKDDSQLCLLYFNRNGYSMYCKEYREYWEWVEKRNEVRYENTQSHGKNYDAKNMMHVFRLLDMAIEIGIERKINVKRPNKNFLLDVKSGKFEYNDLMTWANERQMKMEKAFDNSPLPDKPDINLINKLTYQIRNRFYDE
- a CDS encoding TonB-dependent receptor — translated: MKKILTVFVLSILFLTQYGHSQNKQTLPLKKAINTLEEKSQYQFFYKEEWLPDIEVNIGNGKPIDELEKILKSTNLSYLKYRDYAIVIANKNDLKMEMSEEDFSSFIKSIQNQKKSTNTLPKKAKKKSIKLYTIGDKVDNNWKATFSGKIIDQKSNEALIGSTVYISELTKGIMTDHEGKFSFSIPKGKYTLEIKSIGYETKRINILLKSSGKLDIKLKEETIMLDELVVEGRKVTENVNDVKMGVENMSMLKIQELPGLMGEADIMSGLKSLSGVSTVGEGAMGINVRGGSVDQNLILLDEIMLFNSSHLFGFYSLFNANILSDMTLYKGSIPSEYGGRLSSTLHVNTKDEYVSKVKGKMSISPISGGIYVDVPIKKKKANLAIAGRYANPTWVIKSFKDPDLKKSNASFYDYNIKYLHKLHKNTELSILTLVSKDHFKLSDEAEYAWDNKAFEVTLKQNINKNLFGKLTYVKSYYDSELTDPVENITLSTGIDYDKIKTLFKWNAPYEHNIDFGFEGISYQVHPGSEQSENNFSELAKEQANEVSMFVNDNFKLKDFSFLIGLRFTSFQANENIESGKENTSYQNFEPRLGISYSINKHSSVKLSYNRTNQYLHLISNSASASPYDIWKISDEKISPQSGNSFSMGYFQNLFEELYHLKTEVYFKSMDNILEFKDFADIVMNPNIESEMFAAKGKAYGIELGLEKTRGRLTGQINYTYSRSERQAPIESDINNGEWYFSSFDKPHEIKADLRYKISPVVIFSTNFIYSSGRPITLPTAAMSHNDISAIPIFEERNNYRTPDYHRMDMSLILKSLKKRQKFESNWILSVYNIYARKNPYSVYYKHDSGNKPGLYKLSVIGSMFPSITYVLKLK